Part of the Quercus lobata isolate SW786 chromosome 6, ValleyOak3.0 Primary Assembly, whole genome shotgun sequence genome, ACATTTACATAGTCATGGTTATTGCCATCCTGAACCACAGCAGTTTCTTGTTCCAAATCCTTGCTAACAAGACTTCCAAACACACCCTCATGCTTACCATACAAAACCAAAACAGGTCCCCCACGGCGAGGCAGTGCAGTCTCAAGAAAGTCTTGTGACACACCTTGGATTAACTCCCTACTCTCATCCATCGATACATCACACATTCTCGGTCCAACTACATCCACAACCTCCCCTTTCTTCAAGTACAATCTTCCCCCTTTCAAATCCTTGCTAATTATCCTAACCCGAATGTGACTCTTAAGCCAAGAAGCCTTAATGCTAGCGGTCTTTGTCGTTGTCGTTGTGGTTGTCTCCATCTTCCTCTTTTTCGAATTTGATGCTGcttctctcaattttttcaaGCAAATCTCCTCTTCTTTAGACCCCAATTCAGCAAGATGTTCGAGTCGAACTTGCACTTTCTCTTCACTCTTAGAGAGCTCCAAAACAACCTCAGACTTACTCTCCAAGACCTTAACGATTCGACCCTTCAAACCCACATCTCTCCCTGCAATTACTCTAACAATTTTCCCAACAGAAAACCTAAATGGCTCGTCCACCTTCTCGACAAACCCTAACCCGTGCTTCCCAGTGTGTCTCTTCTGTACAACAATTTCAACATCCTCTTTAGCGTTCTTCCCAATCCCTCTCCCTTCTTTCCATCCGTATCCGGCGAGCAAAGCCTTGCCGAAACCCTCAACCGGCGTATCATCAAactcttgaaaaccattatctTCAGGTAACCTCTGCAAATCATCCCTCAGCTTCTGTAGCATCATGTTCTCCACACCCGAGCGAGGCGGAGGCGGAGGCGGAGGCGGCAGTTCTTGTTCGTGGACGCCGCCGCCATTGGATTCggattttggggttttgttgTTGCGGATAGTGAGGCCGTAGGATATGGCAGTCTTGTCATCGAGGGTGTCAGGTGCCGCGGCCTCGAAGGAGAGTGGCTgcgcggcggcggcggcggaaGAGGAGATCGGGAGTTCGAGATTCTTCATGCGTTTGTGAGGTCTCCATTCGTTCTCGATGGGAGCGATTACTGGAATGGGTCTTTTGGGTTGGGTGGTTTTGGAAGAGGCGTCGAATTCGGTAATGAATTGAACTTGCTTGGAATCTTCGGAGGGTTTGATAATGGGTTTAGGTTTTACAGAAGAAGAGGGCTTTTTGGATTGCAGAGAGaatttcatcatcttcttcgaAATCGACTAGGTCAATCGGTGTGAAGATCACGGGTGGTAATCGGAACAGCCCTTCTGCCGTCAATCGGTGTGACTGAATAAGAGAAacgagagaaagagagagagataccagAGAGGAGTAGGCAGGGCGGTGGCTTCGACTGGTAATTTCGTGCCACAGTCccccattttttttatgttttcaaattttaaatcaatccATCcggggtgttttttttttttttttgggacaccTAAGAAAGCCAGGTGTAATTAGTTTTTATTGGAatatttattctaaaattttttatatattttagcgTAATCATATTGGGACACCTAAGAAAGCCAGGTGTAATTAGTTTTTATTGGAatatttattctaaaattttttatatattttagcgtaatcatataatttttatattttttaaaatagttaatgttagattatttattttatattatatattttattaaaatatttatttttatcaatttttttttactctctcaaattatctatctctcttttttgtttatataataaacaaatattagaaaaataaatgtgaatGTGAatagtaattgtgtaaatttatatagttacaataataataattttaatttatacaattttatatGAACTTATGTGAGTAATTTTAGAGTTGCATGTGTAAAATTTACCTCTTACTGTATAATACATGGACTAATAGGTCAA contains:
- the LOC115994531 gene encoding protein MOS2-like, with product MMKFSLQSKKPSSSVKPKPIIKPSEDSKQVQFITEFDASSKTTQPKRPIPVIAPIENEWRPHKRMKNLELPISSSAAAAAQPLSFEAAAPDTLDDKTAISYGLTIRNNKTPKSESNGGGVHEQELPPPPPPPPRSGVENMMLQKLRDDLQRLPEDNGFQEFDDTPVEGFGKALLAGYGWKEGRGIGKNAKEDVEIVVQKRHTGKHGLGFVEKVDEPFRFSVGKIVRVIAGRDVGLKGRIVKVLESKSEVVLELSKSEEKVQVRLEHLAELGSKEEEICLKKLREAASNSKKRKMETTTTTTTKTASIKASWLKSHIRVRIISKDLKGGRLYLKKGEVVDVVGPRMCDVSMDESRELIQGVSQDFLETALPRRGGPVLVLYGKHEGVFGSLVSKDLEQETAVVQDGNNHDYVNVRLDQIAEYIGDPTYLGY